The following proteins are encoded in a genomic region of Glycine soja cultivar W05 chromosome 17, ASM419377v2, whole genome shotgun sequence:
- the LOC114392869 gene encoding cucumber peeling cupredoxin-like — MHFQSFSLLIDIGAQKEPSHGPPDTQKQQHMMAQLRNVAILVVVVVAAVLLQSTEAKDYEVGGATGWTSFPPGGASFYSKWAANFTFKLNDTLVFNFESGSHSVVELTKANYENCEVDNNIKAFNRGPARVTLNRTGEFYFSCTFSGHCSSGQKLSIKVTDSSSPAPQKAPAEGPSASAPPPQNAPAEGPNSASPPASGSGSNEGAPSSQTEPAPIAPPPHGSATLLASTFSLFLITIAINFLSHF; from the exons ATGCACTTCCAAAGCTTCTCTCTTCTCATAGACATTGGAGCACAGAAAGAGCCATCACACGGGCCACCTGATAcacaaaaacaacaacatatGATGGCTCAATTAAGGAATGTGGCAATTCTTGTCGTAGTCGTTGTGGCTGCAGTGTTACTACAGAGCACAGAAGCTAAAGATTACGAGGTGGGAGGTGCCACAGGTTGGACTAGTTTTCCTCCTGGTGGTGCTTCTTTCTATTCCAAATGGGCTGCAAATTTTACATTCAAACTAAACGACACTCTAG TCTTCAACTTCGAATCTGGAAGCCACAGTGTGGTGGAACTTACCAAAGCTAACTATGAAAACTGTGAAGTCGATAACAACATCAAAGCCTTTAATAGAGGACCAGCTAGAGTCACCCTCAATCGCACAGGAGAATTCTACTTCTCCTGTACCTTCTCAGGTCATTGCAGCAGTGGCCAAAAGCTAAGCATTAAGGTCACTGATTCTTCATCACCAGCACCTCAGAAAGCACCAGCTGAAGGTCCTTCAGCTTCTGCTCCTCCACCACAGAATGCCCCAGCTGAAGGTCCTAATTCAGCTTCTCCTCCTGCATCTGGTTCAGGTTCCAATGAAGGAGCTCCATCATCCCAAACTGAACCAGCTCCTATAGCCCCTCCACCACACGGCTCAGCCACACTTCTTGCTTCTACCTTCTCTCTATTCCTCATCACCATTGCCATCAATTTTTTGTCTCATTTTTAG
- the LOC114393342 gene encoding stellacyanin-like — MANVEILVLLVAAALLMPLRHTTEAAEHVVGGSAGWIIPSQGDTSLYTSFAANNTFRLNDILVFNFATGFHNVVTLSKKHYDSCNVSEVMQSFDTAPARITLNRTGEFYFACAFSSHCSLGQKLSIHVTAGSSSLAPLSPPPPASRAAMPLVAVTIPVLFIAVATNVLF; from the exons ATGGCCAACGTGGAAATCCTCGTTCTACTTGTTGCAGCGGCATTATTAATGCCATTGCGACACACCACAGAAGCTGCAGAGCATGTTGTGGGTGGTTCTGCCGGTTGGATTATTCCTTCCCAAGGAGACACCTCCTTATATACCTCCTTTGCAGCTAATAACACTTTCAGACTAAACGACATACTCg TGTTCAACTTCGCAACAGGATTTCACAACGTAGTCACCCTGTCAAAGAAACACTACGACAGTTGCAACGTGAGTGAAGTAATGCAATCATTCGACACAGCGCCGGCGAGAATCACTCTGAACCGCACGGGCGAGTTCTATTTCGCATGCGCGTTCTCGAGTCACTGCTCCCTCGGCCAAAAGCTGAGTATTCATGTGACTGCAGGGTCGTCTTCCCTTGCTCCATTATCCCCACCTCCACCTGCGTCACGTGCAGCCATGCCCCTTGTTGCTGTCACAATCCCTGTTCTTTTCATTGCAGTTGCCACAAATGTCTTGTTCTAG
- the LOC114393195 gene encoding zinc finger MYM-type protein 1-like, which translates to MRRFLVDRENIENVNVVQPEAELEPPLNNVVNEFNPNEIVRDPGRRKQINEYAPDIQDQVRRAYILKGPMQPDLSNFPRTQFGSVKRAFSKSWYKNYTWLEYSEIKDAAYCFYCFLFKQPGRAEHFGFEVFTKSGYRDWKHASQGLKGHVGSHNSLHNSCVKHYNDYNNQRQSVTSKFAKATKESEELYKIRLTYSLDCSRYLIAQGMAFRGHDESSTSLNKGNFREMVDWVKSQNEQVRDAFDRGGKNCKMTCGDIQKELATCCAHEVTKVIMEELGDRQFSVLIDESRDISVKEQMAVMLRFLNDKGNVVERFIALHHVTDTSSKSLKDALYGILDKYTLSISRIRGQGYDGASNMRGEFNGLQRKILDENPYAFYVHCYAHRLQLVVVSVTSSCSSIHDFFEYITLIVNTTSASCKRRDALTEAQHKDILNKLESGEISRGRGLHQSSSLTRPGDTRWGSHHTTLLRLDQMWSSVLKVLSMVDEDGRGPSQAAGLIEKMESFKFAFILRLMLKLFGITNELSNVLQRKDLNIVNAMELVDVVKARLGTMRESGWNNFFVDVQGFCVAKSIPVPNMDDEIPVRGRSRAEGRTITNLHHYRAKIFYVAIDKICVEMDHRFSEGSNIILDCFSCLDPKNSFSKFDVDKLARLADIYHADFSDDDRGTIRDQLETYVLQVRRNASFSTCEDVQSLAMKMVQTEKHLVFPLVYKIIELALILPVSTASVERAFSAMKIIKSKLRNKINDVWFNDLMVCYTEREIFKSLDDIDIIRTFTAKKSWKGHLPRNFI; encoded by the exons ATGAGGAGATTTTTGGTTGATAGAGAAAATATTGAGAATGTGAATGTTGTGCAACCGGAAGCTGAATTAGAACCACCACTTAATAATGTGGTTAATGAGTTTAATCCAAATGAGATTGTGCGTGATCCAGGTCGTAGGAAACAAATTAATGAGTATGCTCCGGATATTCAAGACCAAGTGAGGAGGGCATATATATTGAAGGGTCCAATGCAACCAGATTTGTCAAACTTTCCTCGTACTCAATTTGGAAGTGTTAAAAGAGCATTTAGTAAATCATGGTATAAGAATTATACATGGTTAGAATACAGTGAGATAAAGGATGCAgcttattgtttttattgttttctatttaaGCAACCCGGGAGGGCCGAGCACTTTGGTTTTGAAGTCTTCACTAAAAGCGGATATAGAGATTGGAAGCATGCATCTCAAGGCTTGAAAGGTCATGTTGGTAGTCATAATAGTTTGCACAACTCATGTGTCAAGCACTACAATGATTATAATAATCAAAGACAAAGTGTGACAAGTAAGTTTGCTAAAGCAACCAAGGAATCAGAAGAATTGTATAAGATTCGTTTGACTTATTCTTTAGATTGTTCAAGATATCTCATAGCACAAGGCATGGCTTTCCGTGGCCATGATGAATCCTCTACTTCGCTAAATAAGGGCAATTTTAGAGAGATGGTAGATTGGGTAAAATCTCAGAATGAACAAGTGAGGGATGCTTTTGACCGTGGTGGAAAAAATTGCAAAATGACTTGCGGTGACATTCAAAAGGAGCTTGCAACGTGTTGTGCACATGAAGTTACCAAGGTGATTATGGAAGAGCTTGGTGATAGACAATTCTCCGTGCTTATTGACGAGTCACGTGATATATCCGTCAAAGAGCAAATGGCGGTGATGTTGAG gtttttgaatgacaaagggaaTGTTGTGGAACGATTTATTGCTCTACATCATGTCACAGATACTTCATCTAAGTCATTAAAGGATGCTCTTTATGGTATTCTTGATAAGTACACATTATCTATTTCAAGGATACGAGGGCAAGGATATGATGGAGCTTCAAATATGAGAGGTGAATTTAAtggtttgcaaagaaaaattctaGATGAAAATCCTTATGCTTTCTATGTCCATTGTTATGCTCACCGTTTGCAATTGGTTGTTGTGTCTGTTACTAGTAGTTGCTCATCTATTCATGATTTCTTTGAGTACATCACCTTGATTGTGAATACAACAAGTGCATCTTGTAAGAGGAGGGATGCTTTGACAGAGGCACAAcacaaagatattttaaataaacttgaGAGTGGTGAGATATCTAGAGGAAGGGGCTTACACCAATCATCTAGTCTCACTAGACCCGGGGATACTAGATGGGGTTCACATCATACTACATTGCTTCGTTTGGATCAAATGTGGTCCTCCGTGTTAAAGGTGCTTAGTATGGTTGATGAAGATGGACGTGGACCATCTCAAGCAGCAGGTTTGATAGAAAAAATGGAGAGCTTTaaatttgcttttattttgagGTTAATGTTAAAGTTGTTTGGTATCACAAACGAGCTTTCAAATGTATTGCAAAGAAAAGATCTTAATATTGTGAATGCCATGGAATTAGTTGATGTTGTCAAAGCTCGGTTGGGCACAATGAGAGAGAGTGgctggaataatttttttgtcgaTGTCCAAGGATTTTGTGTAGCTAAAAGTATTCCGGTACCAAATATGGATGACGAAATACCGGTTCGGGGTCGTTCAAGAGCAGAAGGGAGGACTATCACTAATCTTCATCATTACCGTGCAAAGATTTTTTATGTTGCTATTGATAAAATATGTGTGGAGATGGATCACCGCTTTAGTGAAGGAAGTAACATTATACTTGATTGCTTCTCATGTCTTGACCCCAAGAACTCTTTCTCCAAGTTTGATGTTGATAAGCTTGCTCGTCTTGCTGATATTTATCATGCAGACTTTTCTGATGATGACCGAGGAACAATTAGGGATCAACTTGAAACTTATGTGCTTCAAGTGAGAAGAAATGCTTCTTTTTCCACTTGTGAAGATGTTCAAAGTTTGGCTATGAAGATGGTTCAAACTGAGAAACATTTGGTATTTCCATTggtttataaaattattgagCTAGCTTTGATATTGCCGGTGTCGACAGCATCCGTTGAAAGAGCTTTTTCAGCAATGAAGATTATCAAGTCTAAATTGCGCAATAAGATCAACGATGTGTGGTTCAATGACTTGATGGTATGTTACACCGAGCGGGAGATATTCAAGTCGcttgatgatattgatattattCGAACATTTACCGCAAAGAAGTCTTGGAAAGGACACTTGCCtcgtaattttatttaa
- the LOC114394127 gene encoding uclacyanin 1-like, producing MAFNVTSSYTIRRTRRKNQQKRSSPRIQQGRPHLQEHIAMSRNLLLVLFAVATFLHGSEAQTRHVVGDATGWIIPPGGAATYTTWASNKTFTVGDTLVFNFTTGQHDVAKVTKSAYDACNGGNAVLTLTSGPATVTLNETGEQYYICSFGSHCSGGQKLAINVNRASSSTPSPAPEAQAPAPKATSPISPPRSTPAPGPSSGSVTYTVGETAGWIVPGNASFYPAWASAKNFKVGDILVFNYPSNAHNVEEVTKANYDSCSSASPIATFTTPPARVPLSKSGEHYYICGIPGHCLGGQKLSINVTGGSTATAPTTPSSPSPSGAVSPPPQNSAAASLGLVGVSATLLSVAAAFFYYSIY from the exons ATGGCCTTCAACGTCACAAGTTCTTACACCATAAggagaacaagaagaaaaaaccaacaaaaaagaTCTAGTCCTAGAATCCAACAGGGGCGACCTCACCTCCAAGAACACATAGCCATGTCAAGAAACTTGCTTCTTGTTCTTTTTGCAGTAGCCACCTTCCTCCATGGCTCAGAAGCACAAACCAGACACGTGGTAGGTGATGCCACGGGCTGGATCATCCCTCCCGGCGGCGCCGCCACCTACACCACCTGGGCTTCCAACAAAACATTCACCGTAGGCGACACTCTCG tgtTTAACTTCACCACCGGCCAACACGACGTGGCCAAGGTAACGAAATCAGCCTACGACGCGTGCAACGGCGGGAACGCCGTTTTGACCCTGACCTCCGGTCCAGCCACCGTAACCCTGAACGAAACAGGGGAACAATACTACATTTGCTCCTTTGGATCACACTGTTCCGGCGGTCAGAAGCTGGCAATTAACGTTAACAGAGCTTCTTCTAGCACTCCTTCCCCTGCTCCTGAAGCACAAGCACCAGCACCAAAAGCCACTAGCCCCATTTCTCCACCAAGGTCTACACCAGCACCTGGCCCTTCCTCTGGATCAGTTACTTACACTGTTGGAGAGACTGCAGGCTGGATTGTTCCTGGCAACGCTTCCTTTTACCCAGCTTGGGCCTCTGCCAAAAACTTCAAGGTTGGAGACATCCTAG TTTTCAACTACCCATCAAATGCACACAACGTAGAGGAGGTGACAAAGGCCAACTACGATTCTTGCAGCTCAGCCTCTCCTATCGCCACTTTCACCACTCCACCGGCCAGAGTCCCCCTTAGCAAATCCGGTGAACATTACTACATCTGTGGAATTCCGGGGCACTGTTTGGGAGGACAAAAGCTTTCCATCAACGTCACCGGCGGCAGCACCGCCACCGCCCCCACCACTCCTTCTAGCCCTTCTCCATCAGGTGCTGTCAGTCCTCCCCCACAGAACTCTGCTGCTGCATCTCTCGGTCTTGTTGGAGTATCCGCCACCCTTCTTTCAGTTGCCGCGGCTTTTTTCTATTATTCTATTTATTAG